The following proteins are co-located in the Billgrantia tianxiuensis genome:
- a CDS encoding methyltransferase family protein — translation MNAGESAYGLWMLVILNSAVFIFFAFSFIKPRSKADWRSLGAFSAFVVALFVEMYGFPLTIYFLAGWLVSRYPDLDPFSHDSGHLLQTLLGVEGDPHFNVLHIASNVIIVVGFFMLASAWRVLYRAQQSGEVAMTGWYARCRHPQYAALVLIMFGFLLQWPTLLTLMMFPVLVVVYVRLARREEHMALMEFGEVYRAYMERTPRFIPRLSSKLTTHFRGG, via the coding sequence ATGAACGCCGGAGAAAGCGCCTATGGGCTATGGATGCTGGTCATCCTGAACTCGGCGGTCTTTATATTCTTTGCCTTCAGTTTCATCAAGCCCCGCAGCAAGGCGGACTGGCGAAGCCTGGGCGCCTTCTCGGCCTTCGTGGTAGCGCTGTTCGTGGAGATGTATGGCTTTCCCTTGACCATTTACTTCCTCGCCGGCTGGCTGGTCAGCCGCTATCCGGATCTCGACCCCTTCTCCCACGACAGCGGTCATCTGCTGCAGACCTTGCTGGGAGTGGAGGGCGACCCTCATTTCAATGTCCTGCATATTGCCAGCAACGTCATAATCGTCGTGGGCTTCTTCATGCTGGCATCGGCCTGGCGTGTTCTCTATCGAGCGCAACAGAGCGGCGAAGTCGCCATGACCGGCTGGTATGCGCGCTGTCGTCACCCTCAGTATGCCGCCCTTGTCCTGATCATGTTCGGGTTCCTGTTGCAATGGCCCACGCTGTTGACCCTCATGATGTTCCCGGTTCTGGTCGTGGTCTATGTGCGCCTCGCTCGTCGTGAAGAACACATGGCCCTGATGGAATTTGGTGAGGTATATCGAGCTTATATGGAGCGAACTCCAAGGTTTATCCCCCGGCTATCTTCCAAACTCACTACCCATTTCCGAGGAGGGTGA